The genomic DNA AATCAATTCGGCCTCGCCCATGGGCAGGCGACGGTTGCTGAGCAACCGGACGGCGAACTCGTCCTCGCCGATCTGCTCCACGAAACGGAAGGTCAGGCTCTCGTGGGAGCGGCTGTTTGCGCCCATGCCCATCTTCACGGCCGTGCGGACGGAAAAAACGCAACGGACCGCGCCCTCCGCCAGATATGCCTGTCCGGACGGACGGGTGGTCCCGGCCTCACCATTCCCGGTATCGAGATGCAACGCAAAGAATTCGTCTTTCATGGTCCCTCTGCGGCTTGAGCCGGGCGGACGCGCCCGCCGACCTTTTGCCCCTCATGTTAGCCGGGGCCGAAGCGCGGTGTAAAGCCCCGATTCGGACATAGGGGGGTAGACACAGCGCGCAACGGACTTACCTTAAGCTCCTGCCGGGCGGCGACGTTGCCAGCCCGGTTCTTTTCAGCTATGGAAACCCTCTGCCGGGAGTTCCCGGCCCATCACAACACCGTTTCGGAGCACGCCATGCCCATATTCGAATACAAATGCAACGCGTGCGGCAACGAATTCGAGGAACTCGTTTTCGACCGCGACGAATGCCCCACATGCCCCAAATGCCAGTCCACCGACACCGGCAAGCTCATGAGCGCCGTCCGGTCCAAGGTCGGCGGATTCAGTCCGGACGCGGGCGGCGACAGTGCCCCCGCCAAATCCAGTGCGCCCTCTTCCGGCTGCGCGGGCTGTTCCGGCGGCAACTGTTCCAGTTGCGGCTAATCTCCGAATGCCATCTTCCCATGGTGGAAGTCATACCAGAGGAATCTGCATGAAAAAGCTCACCATCGCCACGCGCGGCTCCGCCCTGGCCCTGTGGCAGGCCAATCATATCAAGGACCTGCTCGAAGCCGAACATCCCGGCCTGTCCGTCGACCTGCTCAAGATCAAGACCAAGGGCGACAAGATTCTGGATGTGCCGCTGGCCAAGGTCGGCGGCAAGGGACTGTTCGTCAAGGAGATCGAGGAGGCCCTGCTGGACGGCCGTGCCCAGTTGGCCGTGCATTCCATGAAGGACGTGCCCACCGAGCTGCCCGACGGCCTTGAGGTCGGCATCATCCCCGAACGCGAGGAAGCCACCGATTCCCTGCTCTCGGTCAAATACGACGGCCTCAAAGGGCTGCCCGAGGGAGCCAAGGTCGGCACCTCAAGCCTGCGCCGCCAGTCCCAGCTCTGCGCCCTGCGTCCGGACCTCCGGATCGAGACCCTGCGCGGCAACCTGGATACCCGGCTGAACAAGCTCCTGAACGGCGAATACGACGCCATCGTCCTGGCCACCGCCGGACTCAAGCGGCTGAACATGTCCGCACCCAAGCAGGAGATACTGAGCCCGCCCGAGTTTCTGCCCGCCGTGGCCCAGGGCGCGCTCGGCATAGAGTTCCGCTCCGACGACGCCGAAGTGCGCGGTATGCTCGCCTTCCTGGATCACGCCCCCACCCGCTATCAGGTCCTGGCCGAACGCGGCTTCCTGACCGGACTGGACGGCGGCTGCCAGGTGCCCATCGCGGCCTGGTCCGAGATCGAAGGCGACACGTTGCGGCTGACCGGCTACGTGGCCGAAGTGGACGGCTCCACTCCCATCCGCCGAGTAGTCGAGGGAAATGTGCGGCACGCCTGGGACATGGGCATGATTTTGGCCGGACGAGTCCTCGAAGCAGGCGGCAAGGCCATCCTCGACGAAGTCTACGCCCGGGAAACAAAGTAGTCTGCGACGCGGCCCGCGCCGCGTCATATACATTTCTTTATATGAAGAAGATAAAAGGTATCAAGTTGTTGGGGGAACGCCAGCCCCGCGGCCCGATCAAGGCCCTAAAGGTTTCCAAATATTCTCCGATAAAAACGGCAAGGAATATGTTCAACACTCCATGGAAGGAGGTACGAATCATGGAAATTGCCGGTTTTGAAGCCTTGGGCCCCAACATGGCCGAACAGATGAAGTCCATCCGCAAGGTTCGCCTCCAGCGCGAAGTGCTGGAGAATCCAGAAGTGGCCCGCGAACTCGTCAAGGTCGAGTCCACAGGCACCTACAACACTCGGGGCGACATCGTCCAAGCCGTTTCAACAGACTTGGGGGATGCATAGTGCGCCACTTGTCCACAAAGTAGGGCCGGTCAGGAAATCCTGACCGGCCCTACTTTTTTATGTATCGTTCAACGTCTCTCCGCCCGTCCGGGCACAAGCCGCTTCCTTCCCCGCGCCGATAAAGACTTTCCTACCGGCTTTCCGACACGCCCGCCGAAGCGAACGTCGCCATCTGATTGAAGATATTGGCGGCGGCGCGAACAAGGAACATTGCGCAGGCCGCGCCGGTGCCTTCTCCCAGTCGAAAACCGAGATGGAGATAGGGGTCGACATCCAGGGCCTCGATCACTGCGGAGTAGCCGGGCTCGGCCGAGGCGTGGCTGAGCAGGCAGTAATCCTTGACCGCGGAATGGATTTTCCAGGCGGAAAGATAGGCGGCGGTGGAGATGAAGCCGTCCACGCAGACAAGCTGGTGGTTCTTGGCCCCGCCCAGGATGAGACCGGCCAGGGCGGCTATCTCGTAACCGCCCAGGGCCGCGAGAATGTCCACCGGGTCGCCGGACTGGATGGCCTGGCTGTTGGCTTCGAGACCACGGCGGATAACGGCGGTCTTGGCCGGGATGACCTCAGGGGCCAGTCCCGCGCCCGGGCCGGTGAGCCCTGCGGGATCGAGACCGAGAAAGGCCGCGTAAAGGGCCGTCGACGGAGTGGTGTTGGAAATGCCCATGTCGCCGGTACCGAGCACGCGGACGCCGTCCTCATGAGCGCGATCGGCCAGGGATACGCCCAGGAGAAGGGCCTGGAGACACTGCTCGCGAGTCATTGCCGGACCGTCGGCCAGGTTGGCGGTGCCGGGCGCGACCTTGGCCTGGATCAGGGCCGGATGATCGTCGAAAGGACCGCCGCAGCAGCCCGCATCCACCACGAAAAGCTCGGCGCCCACGGTCTTGGCCAGGACGTTGATGCCCGCGCCGTCGGCCAGGAAGTTGAGAACCATCTGACGGGTGACCTCCTGGGGATAGGGGGAGACGCCCTCGGCGTTGACCCCATGGTCCCCGGCCACGGTGTAGACCCGCATGGGGTCGGACTGGGGCGGCTGTCCGCCCTGAATGAGATAGAGTTGCAGTGCCAGGGCTTCCAGTCGCCCGAGACTGCCCACGGGCTTGGTCAGGTTGTCGAGATGAGCCTGTCCTTCGGCTTCGATGCTCCGGTCCACAGGAGCTATTCCGTCCAATATCCGCTTGAAAGCTGCTTCCATTATCTATTCCTTAATCATGATAAATTTTGATTCCGAGAGCCATACACCGCCCACCGGGAAGCTGTAAACAGACAAAGCTCGTTGCGGAAACGCCTGCCCCATGCTATCCGTATGGAAAGATTCAGTAATTATTCAAACACATAAGAAAAACCATGACCCGGGAAATCTGCATCATCCACGCCAACTGCCAGGGCGAACCGCTGGCGGCGCGCCTTGAATGCTGCCCGGAATTCCGCGAGCGGTACGAATGCCGCCTGTTCACCAACTACGTGCGCGAGCCGGTTCCGCAACAAGACCTTACCCGCTGCGCCCTGTTCCTGTATCAGCACCTCGGCCCGGACTGGGGCGAGCTGGCCTCCGAACGGCTCGCCGCCATGCTGCCGAAGCAGGCTCGGACCTTGTGTATCCCGAACATGTTTTTCAAGGGATACTGGCCCACCTGGACCGGCCGCGCGGGGTTCGACTTCCGTTGCGAGCTGCTCGACGAATACATCGACGCCGGGCTGTCGGCCGATGAAGCCGTCCTTGTCTATCAACACGCCGATCTGTCCGCGAAGTTCGACCTGCCGGAGATTCTTGCCGAAACCCTGCGGCGCGAAAGGGAACGCGAAGCCCGCACTCCGATCAAATACACACGCATCATTGAGGAGCGGCACGGCCGCGAGCAGCTTTTCAACACGGTCAACCACCCCGGCCGCCTGCTCATGGACCACGCCGCGCGCGGCATACTGCGCGAACTCGGCCTGCCCGGACCGGACGAGACCGCGCTGGCGGCGCTGGGCGCCCCCTTCCCGGAACTGGAACAGCCCATCCATCCCTCGGCAGCAGCCTTTTTCGGATGGGATTTCGCCGGGCCGAACCGGGAGTATTCGATTTACGGCCAGCGGATGACCATTGCCGCCTGGACGGCCCGCTACGTCTGCGCCCGGCAAAACGGCGTGACCGACTTCATCGGCTTTCTGCAAGGGGCGGAAAGCCCAAGTTGACGCCCCCTTCGCAACAATACCCGTTCATTTCGCTTCCGCCGGACAAGGGTTCGTCCTTCTGCATCCGCGGTTTTCGCCTTTGGCGCGGGAGATTGATTATTAAGTTTTCTTAATCGCTATCCGATAGGAGGTATACGCGACCCTCACGGAGGAAGGTCATGTACATCGAAACGGATATCGCACAATTGGAAGGCGGCTCGATTTTCGAGCAGCGGCCCGAAGCGGAAGGACAGGACCAGGCCCTAACGTGGCCCGGCGACGTCGTGGACATCTCGGAGGAGGCGATCTGCGCCTTCCGTAAAGCGGCCATCGAGCCCGTTCGAAGCGGAGCCTATGTCCTGCGGGGCATGGAGCAGCGCATCAGCACGGTCCGGGCAGAAATCTCCCGCATATGGAATTCCGCCCTGCCCGACGATGAAAAGAACATGCAGATATCCGCCCGCGAGAACGAGATAGCCCTGCTCCAGGCGGGCCAGTTCTCCTACGCGCGGGCAGGCTTTCCCCTATTCGTCTGATCCGCGATCAGTCATAAAAAAAGCCGCCGAAGACATCTCCGGCGGCCTTGTTTTTTCCATTCGGAAAATCACTTCAGTCTTGGCGGCCCGATGACGATCATCTCCGCGATGGTGTGGTCCACCTTGGGAAGGCTCCGCAGATTCTTGCCCACGAACTGCATCTCCAGCATGACCAGATCGCGGTACATGGGAGTGCGGTCCACGAACGGGACCTCTTCCATGTCCTTGGTCAATTCCTGGCAGCGGTGACAACCGGGGAAGCGAACTTCCTGGCCCGTGTGGCGGGTGAGCAGGTTGGGCACGCCGTGCATCCGGCAGATCATCAGCCGATGCTCGTACAGACCGCAGATGCCCTGCTTCTCGTCGATGTTCAGGGGGCACATGATGTGCGGCCGTTCGCCCCGGGCCAGGGCCGCCTGGGCCTGGTCCACGTAGTCCTGCGCGCGGGCCTTGACCTCTTCGAGCCGGTCGGCCGGGAGCTTGTTCAGCCCTTCCCACATGTAGGCCCACTCCACATAGGTGTGGTGCTGGAAAAAGGACAGGCAACAGTTGTCGTCGCAGCCGTCGCAGGCCATGCCGATGGGCCGGGCCGTCTCGTCGTATCGGGCGACCATCTTGTCATATATGGCGGCCAGCTTGCGAAAAGCGGCCTTGGGAGTCAGCTTGTTCATTCGATGTCGATGTGTTGAAGGATCAGGTCCACGCACTCCTCGGGAGCGCATTGGTCCGTGCGGATGGTCAGGTCTGCGGCCTTGCGGTACAACGGCAGCCGCTCATGATAGAGATCGCGCATGGTCTTGCCGGGGCCGATGGCCAGCCCCCGGTTCTCGCCGTTCCCCACGCGCTCGATAAAAGTGGCCTCGTCGATGTCGAGCAGGACCACGGGCCCGAGCTCCTTGAGCCGCCTGACCGCCTCGGGGCCGTAGATGACCGAGCCGCCCGTGGATATGACCGTGCGGGCCAGGTTCAGCTCCGAGACCAGTTTTTCCTCAATGCGCAGAAAGTCTTCAAGCCCGTATGTGTCCATGATCCCTTGCAAGGTCAGGCCGTAATAGGACTCCATGTAGCGGTCCGTGTCGAGCTGGCGCCAGTCGAGCCGCCCGGCCAGGATTCCGCCCAAGGTTGACTTGCCCGCTCCGGCCATGCCCACCAGGGTGATGCACGGTTGCGGAACCAGGTCGCGCGTGATGGGGGTGAAGGCCATGCCTATTCGCTCCGAACCAGGCAGACCCGGTCCTCGCCGTCACGCTCGGTGACCAGGACGTTGACATGCTCGTTGCCCAGGGTGTCCAGCTTCTTGCCCACGTAGTCCGCCTGGATGGGCAGCTCGCGATGCCCCCGGTCCACCAGGACCAGCAGCTCAACCCGCTTGGGACGGCCGTAGTCGAGGATGGCCTCCAACGC from Pseudodesulfovibrio thermohalotolerans includes the following:
- a CDS encoding WcbI family polysaccharide biosynthesis putative acetyltransferase; translated protein: MTREICIIHANCQGEPLAARLECCPEFRERYECRLFTNYVREPVPQQDLTRCALFLYQHLGPDWGELASERLAAMLPKQARTLCIPNMFFKGYWPTWTGRAGFDFRCELLDEYIDAGLSADEAVLVYQHADLSAKFDLPEILAETLRREREREARTPIKYTRIIEERHGREQLFNTVNHPGRLLMDHAARGILRELGLPGPDETALAALGAPFPELEQPIHPSAAAFFGWDFAGPNREYSIYGQRMTIAAWTARYVCARQNGVTDFIGFLQGAESPS
- the thrB gene encoding homoserine kinase codes for the protein MAFTPITRDLVPQPCITLVGMAGAGKSTLGGILAGRLDWRQLDTDRYMESYYGLTLQGIMDTYGLEDFLRIEEKLVSELNLARTVISTGGSVIYGPEAVRRLKELGPVVLLDIDEATFIERVGNGENRGLAIGPGKTMRDLYHERLPLYRKAADLTIRTDQCAPEECVDLILQHIDIE
- the hemC gene encoding hydroxymethylbilane synthase is translated as MKKLTIATRGSALALWQANHIKDLLEAEHPGLSVDLLKIKTKGDKILDVPLAKVGGKGLFVKEIEEALLDGRAQLAVHSMKDVPTELPDGLEVGIIPEREEATDSLLSVKYDGLKGLPEGAKVGTSSLRRQSQLCALRPDLRIETLRGNLDTRLNKLLNGEYDAIVLATAGLKRLNMSAPKQEILSPPEFLPAVAQGALGIEFRSDDAEVRGMLAFLDHAPTRYQVLAERGFLTGLDGGCQVPIAAWSEIEGDTLRLTGYVAEVDGSTPIRRVVEGNVRHAWDMGMILAGRVLEAGGKAILDEVYARETK
- a CDS encoding FmdB family zinc ribbon protein; its protein translation is MPIFEYKCNACGNEFEELVFDRDECPTCPKCQSTDTGKLMSAVRSKVGGFSPDAGGDSAPAKSSAPSSGCAGCSGGNCSSCG
- the cobT gene encoding nicotinate-nucleotide--dimethylbenzimidazole phosphoribosyltransferase encodes the protein MEAAFKRILDGIAPVDRSIEAEGQAHLDNLTKPVGSLGRLEALALQLYLIQGGQPPQSDPMRVYTVAGDHGVNAEGVSPYPQEVTRQMVLNFLADGAGINVLAKTVGAELFVVDAGCCGGPFDDHPALIQAKVAPGTANLADGPAMTREQCLQALLLGVSLADRAHEDGVRVLGTGDMGISNTTPSTALYAAFLGLDPAGLTGPGAGLAPEVIPAKTAVIRRGLEANSQAIQSGDPVDILAALGGYEIAALAGLILGGAKNHQLVCVDGFISTAAYLSAWKIHSAVKDYCLLSHASAEPGYSAVIEALDVDPYLHLGFRLGEGTGAACAMFLVRAAANIFNQMATFASAGVSESR